The Nocardioides ginsengisegetis region GGAGGAACGGCGCCGCCCAGCCGGCCTGGATGCCCTGCACCGAGCCGAGGGAGTAGGGGTTGTACCAGCAGCCACGGGGGTACGGCGACCGCGGCGGCGCGTCCGGCCGCACCCGCTCGGACCACCCGTTGAGGCAGGCCTTCCGGGTGACCGAGCGGGCCGGGTCGCCGTTGGCCGGGGTGATGGTGAGCGTGACGAACCGCCGGATGCTGTTGAAGTCCTTCATCGCCCCGTCGGGCAGCGCCACGTCGCCCGAGGGGCCGCGCCGCACGGTGTGGATCAGCTGGTCGTAGGCGGGACGGGTCGACCACAGCTCGAGGGGAGCGTCGCCGGCGATCAGCTTCAGGCCGAGGTCGGTGAAGGCGTGCTTGTCGTAGGCCGTGACCGTGAGGGACGCAGGCGCCCACAGGGTGACCGCCGGGGCCGGTTCGGGCGCGGGAGCGGCGGCGGCGGAGCCCGACCCGAGGCTTGCGGCGGCCAGCCCGAGCGCGGCGAGGACGGCGGTGACGAGGGGAGCGCGGGGAGTGCGGCGACGGGGGTGCACGGGCGTGTCCTTCACGGAGGAGTGGATGCCCCGAGTGGGTCCGGGTGAGCGTAGGACGCGCGAACGGCCCGGACGGTTGCCTGCCGGCCGAGACACGCGGGGGACTGGTCCGGTCGGGTGATTACGCTCGCAGCATGAGCACCCAGCAGGACGTCCTGGACGCCGCCGCCCGGGCCCGCGCGGCCAGCCACGGGCTGGCGCTCGCGACGCGGGCGCGCAAGGACGCCGCCCTGCTCGCGATGGCCGACGCGCTGCTCGCCGCCGAGGCCGACCTGCTCGCCGCCAACGCCGAGGACGTGGCCCGCGCCGAGGCCGGCGGCACCCCGCCCAACATCGTCGACCGGCTGCGCCTCACCCCCGACCGGCTGGCGGGGATGGCCCAGGGCCTGCGCGACGTCGCCGGCCTGCCCGACCCCGTCGGCGAGGTCGTCCGGGGCTCCACGCTGGCCAACGGCCTCGAGCTCCGCCAGGTCCGGGTGCCCTTCGGCGTGGTCGGGATGATCTACGAGGCCCGCCCCAACGTGACCGCCGACGCCGCCGGCATCTGCCTGAAGTCCGGCAACGCGGTGCTGCTCCGCGGCAGCTCCAGCGCCCGGTCCAGCAACGCCGCCATCGTGGCGGTCCTGCGCGACGCCGCCGTCGGCCAGGGCCTCGACGCCGACGTCGTCCAGCTCGTCCCCGGCGACTCCCACGACTCGGTCAAGGCCCTGATGCGGGCCCGCGGCCTCGTCGACGTGCTGATCCCGCGCGGCGGCGCCTCCCTGATCCGCAGCGTCGTGGAGGAGTCGACGGTGCCCGTGATCGAGACCGGCGTCGGCAACTGCCACGTCTACGTCGACCGCGCCGCCGACCTCGACAAGGCCCTCGCGGTCGTCCTCAACGCCAAGACCCACCGCACGAGCGTCTGCAACGCGGCCGAGTCGCTGCTCGTGCACGCGGAGGTGGCCGACGCGTTCCTGCCGCGGGTGGTGGCGGCCCTCCAGGAGGCCGGCGTCACCCTCCACGGCGACGACTCCTTCACGGCGTACGACGGCGTGCTGGCCGCCACCGACGAGGACTACGCCCAGGAGTACCTCTCCCTCGACATCTCCGCGCGCGTCGTGCCCGACCTCGACGAGGCCATCGCGCACATCCGGCGCTTCTCCAGCCAGCACTCCGACGCGATCCTCACCGAGGACCAGGCGGCCGCCCGCCGGTTCGTGGCCAAGGTCGACTCGGCCGCGGTGCTCGTCAACGCCTCGACCCGCTTCACCGACGGCGGCGAGTTCGGCTTCGGCGCCGAGATCGGGATCAGCACCCAGAAGCTGCACGCGCGCGGCCCCATGGGGCTGCCCGAGATGACCTCGACGAAGTACGTCGTGACCGGCGACGGCCACGTGCGCTGAGCCCGTGCCACCCCCCGGCGCGGGCCCGGTAGGCTGTCCCGCATGAATCACTGGGTTGTGGGCGGCATCGCCCTGGGCATCCTCATCTTCATGATGGCCGGACTTCTGATGTTCGGCGCGGGGCGCGAGCACAGCTGAGCACGCCAGCGCGCCGCGTCGGGGTCATGGGCGGCACCTTCGACCCCATCCACCATGGCCACCTCGTGGCGGCCTCGGAGGTGCAGGCGTGGTTCGACCTCGACGAGGTCGTCTTCGTCCCCACGGGGGATCCGTGGCAGAAGTCCGACCGCGAGGTCTCACCGGCCGAGGACCGCTACCTGATGACGGTCATCGCGACCGCGTCCAACCCGCGGTTCAACGTCTCCCGGGTCGACATCGACCGCGAGGGACCGACGTACACCATCGACACGCTCCGCGACCTCAAGGCCGCGATGCCGGACGCCGAGCTGTACTTCATCACCGGCGCGGACGCGCTCGCCGACATCTTCACCTGGCGCAACGCCGAGGAGCTCTTCGCGCTCGCGCAGTTCGTCGGCTGCACCCGCCCCGGCTACACGATGGACCCCGCGACGCTTGGGTCGATCCCGGCCGAGCGTGTGACCATGGTCGAGATCCCCGCGCTGGCGATCTCGTCGACCGACTGTCGCGAGCGCAAGCGCCGCGGCGAACCCGTCTGGTACCTCGTGCCCGACGGCGTGGTCCAGTACCTCGCCAAGCACGACCTGTACCCCCAGAAGTCCGACCAGTCCGGAGACCCACACGCATGACCGCCACCGACCACGCCCTCGAGCTCGTGCACGCCGCCGCCCGCGCGGCGTCGGAGAAGCTCGCCCAGCAGATCATCGCCTTCGACGTGAGCGAGCAGCTCGCGATCACCGACGCGTTCGTGCTGGCCTCGGCCACCAACGACCGCCAGGTCAAGGCGATCGTCGACGAGGTGGAGGACAAGCTCCGCGAGATCGGCGCCAAGCCGATCCGTCGCGAGGGCGAGCGCGACGGTCGCTGGGTGCTCATCGACTACGGCGAGATCGTCGTGCACGTCCAGCACGAGGAGGAGCGCCAGTTCTACGCCCTCGAGCGGCTGTGGCGCGACTGCCCGGCCATCGAGCTGCCCGCCGACGTGGTGTCCCACCAGCGCTGATCCGATGACCGGACGCCGCCTCGTCCTGCTCCGTCACGGGCAGACCGCGTGGAACCTCGAGGGCCGCGCCCAGGGCCACACCGACGTCTCCCTCGACGAGACCGGCCACGCGCAGGCCGCCGCGGCGGCGCCGTACCTCGGCGGCTACGGCGCGGTGGCGCTGTGGTCCAGCGACCTGCGGAGAGCGCGCCAGACGGCGTCGTACGTCGAGCTGGCCACCGGCCTGGTGGCCCGCACCGACCCGCGCCTGCGTGAGTTCGACGTGGGGGAGCGGTCCGGGCTGACCGTGGCGGAGTTCGCCGCGCGCTTCCCCGAGGCGCACGCGCTGTGGTCCGCCGGCCACGTGACCGGCCACGTGCCGGGCGCGGAGTCCGTCGCGGACGTCCAGGCTCGGATGGTGCCCGCGCTCATGGAAAAGCTCGCGGAGCTCGGCACGGGGCAGACCGGCATCGTGGTCTCGCACGGCGCCGCCATCAACGTCACCGTGCAGAGCATCCTCGGCGTGCCCGAGGACGCCGACGGCGACCTGATGCCCATGGAGAACTGCGGCTGGGCCACGCTGACCGAGCACCGCAGCGGTCGGCTGCGGCTGTCGTCGTACAACGAGACGGTCCACACCGGCCTGTTGCCCCCGGAGGGGACCCCCGATTTCACATCGGATGCCCCTTCTGGCTAGTATTCCTGCTCGTTGCCGACGCGGAGACGCGAAGGAAACAGTTGGGGCTGTGGCGCAGCTGGTAGCGCATCTGCATGGCATGCAGAGGGTCAGGGGTTCGAGTCCCCTCAGCTCCACACACGAAGAAAGGGCCCGGCAAGCGCCAAGCGCTTGCCGGGCCCTTTCGCGTGTGTGCTCGGCGATCGCCGCGGCGCACCGCAACCCCAGCGAACGTCAGGCGGGGTGAGCCCCGGAAGCGATCACCGCAGCGGCGTGACCATCCCCACGACGGTGCCGACGATGCTGAAGCTCGTGCCGTCCGGTGCCGTGGCGCCGCCGGAGAAGCTGCAACTGGTCGTGGCACCCGGGTTCTTCGCCGAGCTCCCCTTGCTGGCCGGCGGGTCGGTCTCCTGGTCGAGGATGTGGCCCTGCGCGTCCTTGACGGTGAACGTGATCGCGCCGAACGAGACCGGGATCAGCACGGCGTTGCTGCCCAGGTCGTGCGCCGGGGTGAAGTTGCCGTCGCCGTTCGAGACCCCCGAGTAGGTGTGGCCGTTGTTGCAGACGATGTGCAGCGGGAGTGCGTTCTTCGCGTTCACCGGGTCCGCACTGGCGACACCTGCCGAGGTGGCGACCAGGGTGGCGGCGGCGAAGCCCACGGCCGCGAGTCGTGTCTTGAGCATGTCCATGTCCTCCGTATCAGCTCCACGAGATGCCGCTTCGCGAGGGGACTCGGGTGCGGCGCAACGACCCTCAGCATGTGACGGCCGGGAGCCGGGCGATACATCTGAAGTGGGTAACCCGGTGGGGCAGGCCCCGACAGGACCTCTCACTGGGTGCCCCATTTCCCGGATGATCGAGGCCCGCGAGAAGCGCACTCTCGTGCCCAAGAGCGCGCCATGCCCTCAGCTGGAACCGACAGAGTCCACCGGTGGCTGGCTGATGTACGTCGCCTCTGAGAGGGGTGGCCCTGCTCAAGGATTCGTGAGTGCGTCGTCACCGGCGCCCACACATCTCGATTCCGCAAGTCGTCACGCTTCGAGACTTGCCCGCGCACGCCCCTGCCGTCGCGGTGCCTACTTGCTGTGGCGAGCGGTCCACTCCTGAGCAAGGAGTTCCGATCCGCGCCGGCGCAACTGACGCACGGTCTCGTGGCGCTTCTCCTCGCGCGCCTCCGCAGCTTGCCTTGACTTCCGGCCCTGCTTCTCGGCGACGTCACGGACGCGGGCCGGCTCGGCGACGCGCGTACCGTCTTGGATGCACCAGTCGACCCCAGAGACCGATGCGCGTGCATACAACCAGCCGAGCACGACGGAAACGCACACCGGGCAGTACTCCCCGTACTCAGGACGTGGGAAGCGATCATTGCGAATGCCCGCCATCGACGCGACACAGGGGCGCACACCAGCGGGGTGTTCCAGCGCGGCCGCTGGCCCCTCTCCCGGGCCGATCAGCCACACTTCCGAGTTGCTCAGCCTGACCACCTCGGCGTACGCGTGCGCAGGGCCGGTTAGCGTCGGCTCCGCGAGCGGCTCGGGGACTGACCGTCCGGGGGCGGGCGGCTCGATGTCGACGTCGTCCCAGTACAGCTCCGCGAGATCACCGGGTAGGTCGCTGGGTTCACACTGCAGCCATCTCCCGCTAACGGTCCGCCACTCGATGTCGGTGAGTTCTTCCCCGAAGATTTCGTAGGCCTCGCACGACGCGCGTGCGGCAGCGACGCACACCGGACAGAACTCAAGGCTGCCTCTGTCGGCCAGCAGAACGGGGTCGGACCTGGGGGACAGGTCGGCGCGGCACAGCCGAGGCCCGCCCTCGGGGTATCTGAACGTCGTGTCGTGCAGGTCGAAGTCGACGGCGTGAAGCACTTCATGCCGGTCGCGGGACTGGGCCACGGTCGACACAGCCTCCTCGTTCAGTGGGTGGTCGCGTGCAAGGCAAGGAAACCACGCCGCAGCGTTCCCACGGGTCGACCTCGGCGAACAACCTCGCCATGGCGTACCGAACGTGGGCGCAGGCGTCTGCGCCTTAACACCGAATCAGCACACTCGCGTGAACGCACGCTATGCCGCATAGCGTGCACATGGGCGCGCGCGGATGGCTTGCCGACCACACGAGCTAACTACGGCAAGCAATCCGCCCGTTGCCCCTCTCGAGTCGTTGTGACTCAGTCTCCCGGCAGGCTTGCGTCGCCGTACCGTGTTCCCGTGTCCGCCGACCCGTTCGTCCTGGCCTCACGCGTTATCACGCAGCAAGTCCGCCACCTCACGGGCCTGCTCAAGCAAGCCAACGGCCTTGCTGACAGACCGCCCGAAGGCACGCCGGCACGCGCAGACTTCGACCACATCAACAACCACAAGCGGAAGATGGACCTGCTCGGCCTCCGCTGGTGGGCACACAAGGGCGCCATTCTCAACCTTTCGTCCGGTGCGGAACACGTGCGGGGCTTGATGGCGATCGTCGTCTCCGACCAGTTGATGCCGCTGTCCGCGATGACGCTCGGCAGAGCTATCTACGAGGCTTCGTTCAACACGTTCTGGCTCATCCAGCCCGACGTCAGCACCGAGCAGCGCATCGCACGGTGGGCCGGCAGGCTTCTGCACGACAGTCAGGCGCCACCGAACGCTCTCGACAGCTTCGGAGAGGTCAACGCCGCGGAGGGCGAGAAAGAGCGGGTCCTCGAGGGACGCGGCCTGGGTCAGAAGTTGATGAGGCAGGCTGGCATTGAGCTGAGACTGAAGGGTGGCGATCGCAGCGAAGAGACGCGGCTCGTCACGTATCAGGGCGAGGCGTCGCTGCTGACACCAAAGGTGACGGACCAAGTGGCTCGGTTCACCCCGAATCAGCAGTCGCTGTGGCCCCTGTTCTCCGGAGCAGCACACAGCCGAGGATGGCTGGTGGAAGGTCTCGAGGGTGACGCGGCAACGATCTGGTCGTCGGTGTTGGTGCCGTTGCTCGACGTGTCTGACGCGCTGGTAATCGAGGTGTGCGCGTACTTCGGCATGGACGCGCGCCCGACGATTGAACGGACCCACCTGCACCGCCGGACGATGCTGGCGCAGGCACTACCCCTTAAACAGGGGATGCGTGCCGGCTGGGACGCGTACCGGAAGGCTGGCGGGGCACCAACTTTGCCGAAGCGGTGACGGGTGACCGCACGCTCCTATGCCGCGAATTGCGCGCGCTCGCAGACGCACGCCACTGCCGCGATCGGCGCGGTCCTGCCGATGAGCGGGCGTGCGGAACCACCAACAGGCAGAGTGCGTCCCATGCCGATGTCGGTGTCGCTGCGATTG contains the following coding sequences:
- a CDS encoding glutamate-5-semialdehyde dehydrogenase, whose amino-acid sequence is MSTQQDVLDAAARARAASHGLALATRARKDAALLAMADALLAAEADLLAANAEDVARAEAGGTPPNIVDRLRLTPDRLAGMAQGLRDVAGLPDPVGEVVRGSTLANGLELRQVRVPFGVVGMIYEARPNVTADAAGICLKSGNAVLLRGSSSARSSNAAIVAVLRDAAVGQGLDADVVQLVPGDSHDSVKALMRARGLVDVLIPRGGASLIRSVVEESTVPVIETGVGNCHVYVDRAADLDKALAVVLNAKTHRTSVCNAAESLLVHAEVADAFLPRVVAALQEAGVTLHGDDSFTAYDGVLAATDEDYAQEYLSLDISARVVPDLDEAIAHIRRFSSQHSDAILTEDQAAARRFVAKVDSAAVLVNASTRFTDGGEFGFGAEIGISTQKLHARGPMGLPEMTSTKYVVTGDGHVR
- the nadD gene encoding nicotinate-nucleotide adenylyltransferase, coding for MSTPARRVGVMGGTFDPIHHGHLVAASEVQAWFDLDEVVFVPTGDPWQKSDREVSPAEDRYLMTVIATASNPRFNVSRVDIDREGPTYTIDTLRDLKAAMPDAELYFITGADALADIFTWRNAEELFALAQFVGCTRPGYTMDPATLGSIPAERVTMVEIPALAISSTDCRERKRRGEPVWYLVPDGVVQYLAKHDLYPQKSDQSGDPHA
- the rsfS gene encoding ribosome silencing factor translates to MTATDHALELVHAAARAASEKLAQQIIAFDVSEQLAITDAFVLASATNDRQVKAIVDEVEDKLREIGAKPIRREGERDGRWVLIDYGEIVVHVQHEEERQFYALERLWRDCPAIELPADVVSHQR
- a CDS encoding histidine phosphatase family protein is translated as MTGRRLVLLRHGQTAWNLEGRAQGHTDVSLDETGHAQAAAAAPYLGGYGAVALWSSDLRRARQTASYVELATGLVARTDPRLREFDVGERSGLTVAEFAARFPEAHALWSAGHVTGHVPGAESVADVQARMVPALMEKLAELGTGQTGIVVSHGAAINVTVQSILGVPEDADGDLMPMENCGWATLTEHRSGRLRLSSYNETVHTGLLPPEGTPDFTSDAPSG